A DNA window from Microcystis aeruginosa NIES-843 contains the following coding sequences:
- a CDS encoding sensor histidine kinase produces MEVLTETINPTSIEREPIHLYNRIQPHGVLLVLSEPELKVSQTSSNSRSLLGISPGEIIGKTLEEIFDPFQIDPLKSAIENNDFDAINPSKIWARVKGDDFAVFDAIFHRNAEQMLILELEPAISYENIPFLRFYHLAKTSIDKLEATRSLKDFCNIIVKEVRKMTGFDRVMLYKFDEEDNGDVIAEDKIEQLEPYLGLRYPASDIPLPARNLLSANWIRQIPDATSEPVDLVPSLHPETQQPLNLTLSSLRSASPCHLEYLHNMGVGASLTISLIENKRLWGIIACHHRTPKYVPYELRKACEFLGRVIFSEISAREETEDYDYRVKLNFVQSQLIDYMAEANNFIDGLIAHKPNLLDLTKATGAAICLGGNYTLIGVTPSEEELNYLITWLEKNVHEDVYYTNSLPRIYADAGKFKDIASGLLAIPISKRNYLLWFRPEVIQTVNWGGDPGKAMETTAIDGDIRLCPRKSFSLWKETVRLKSLPWKAVEINAALELRKAIVNIILKQADELARLARDLELSNAELKKFAYVASHDLQEPLNQVANYVQLLEMRYTEELDEDAKEFITFAVEGVSLMQTLIDDVLAYSKVDMQAVEFNTIDANLALEKALANLKGRIQESQAIITVDPLPIVMADKTQLMQLFQNLIGNAIKFRGKATPTIHIAAQRQEEEWLFSVTDNGIGIDPRFSERIFVIFQRLHTRDEYPGTGMGLAICKKIIECHRGRIWVESQLGKGAVFCFTIPLGGDERERWRGRATQNYLISGGQQS; encoded by the coding sequence ATGGAAGTTCTAACCGAGACAATTAACCCAACTTCGATCGAACGGGAACCGATCCATCTCTATAACCGAATTCAACCGCACGGGGTGCTTTTAGTTCTCAGCGAACCGGAGCTAAAAGTCAGCCAAACCAGCAGTAATAGCCGCAGTTTATTGGGCATTTCTCCGGGGGAAATTATCGGTAAAACCCTAGAGGAAATCTTCGATCCCTTTCAGATCGATCCTCTAAAATCAGCCATAGAAAATAACGATTTTGATGCTATCAATCCCTCCAAAATTTGGGCGCGGGTTAAAGGGGATGATTTTGCCGTCTTTGATGCTATTTTCCACCGCAACGCCGAACAAATGCTGATTTTAGAGTTAGAACCAGCTATCTCCTATGAAAACATTCCTTTCCTGAGATTCTATCACCTAGCCAAAACTTCGATCGATAAACTTGAAGCCACCCGTAGCCTGAAAGATTTCTGTAATATCATCGTTAAAGAAGTAAGAAAAATGACAGGATTCGATCGAGTTATGTTATACAAATTCGACGAAGAAGATAACGGTGATGTGATAGCAGAAGACAAAATAGAGCAACTAGAACCCTATCTCGGTTTACGTTATCCCGCTTCCGATATCCCTCTCCCGGCACGAAATTTATTAAGTGCTAATTGGATTCGACAGATTCCCGATGCTACCTCTGAACCCGTCGATCTAGTGCCTAGTCTTCATCCCGAAACCCAACAACCCTTAAATTTAACCCTGTCCAGTCTTAGAAGTGCTTCTCCCTGTCATTTAGAATACCTGCATAACATGGGAGTGGGAGCATCTCTAACCATTTCTCTGATTGAAAATAAACGTCTCTGGGGCATTATTGCCTGTCATCACCGCACCCCTAAATATGTACCCTACGAACTCCGTAAAGCTTGTGAGTTCTTAGGAAGAGTGATTTTTTCGGAAATATCGGCACGGGAAGAAACCGAGGATTATGACTATCGAGTGAAATTAAATTTTGTGCAATCGCAATTAATCGATTATATGGCGGAAGCTAATAACTTTATTGATGGATTAATTGCCCATAAACCGAATCTGCTCGATCTAACTAAAGCCACAGGAGCCGCTATTTGTTTAGGCGGCAATTATACCTTAATTGGAGTAACACCGAGCGAAGAAGAACTAAATTATCTGATTACTTGGCTAGAAAAAAACGTCCATGAAGATGTTTACTATACCAATTCCTTACCGCGAATTTATGCCGATGCGGGTAAGTTTAAAGACATTGCCAGTGGTTTACTAGCAATTCCCATTTCTAAACGTAATTATCTCCTCTGGTTTCGTCCGGAAGTAATTCAAACCGTGAACTGGGGTGGTGATCCGGGTAAAGCGATGGAAACGACTGCCATAGATGGTGATATTCGTCTCTGTCCGCGTAAATCTTTCTCCCTCTGGAAAGAAACCGTTCGCCTCAAATCTTTACCCTGGAAAGCAGTAGAAATCAACGCCGCACTAGAATTACGAAAAGCGATCGTCAATATCATCTTAAAACAAGCGGATGAGTTGGCACGTTTAGCGCGGGATTTGGAACTATCAAACGCCGAATTAAAAAAATTCGCCTACGTCGCCTCCCACGATTTACAGGAACCCCTCAATCAAGTCGCCAACTATGTGCAGTTGCTAGAAATGCGCTACACCGAAGAACTGGACGAAGATGCTAAAGAATTTATTACTTTTGCCGTCGAAGGTGTCAGTTTGATGCAAACATTAATAGATGATGTGCTGGCTTACTCGAAAGTGGATATGCAGGCGGTAGAGTTTAATACCATCGATGCTAATCTGGCACTGGAAAAAGCTCTCGCTAACCTGAAAGGGAGAATTCAGGAAAGTCAAGCTATAATCACCGTTGATCCTTTGCCAATTGTCATGGCAGATAAAACCCAGTTAATGCAATTGTTCCAAAATCTCATCGGTAATGCCATTAAATTCCGGGGAAAAGCAACTCCCACTATTCATATTGCTGCCCAACGTCAAGAGGAGGAATGGCTGTTCTCTGTCACCGATAATGGAATTGGTATCGATCCCCGATTTTCCGAACGTATTTTCGTGATTTTCCAACGACTACACACCCGCGACGAGTACCCCGGCACAGGTATGGGTTTAGCGATTTGTAAGAAAATTATCGAGTGTCATCGCGGACGAATTTGGGTAGAATCCCAATTAGGTAAAGGAGCGGTTTTCTGTTTTACAATTCCCCTAGGAGGTGACGAGCGTGAGCGCTGGCGAGGACGTGCCACACAAAATTATCTTATTAGTGGAGGACAGCAAAGCTGA
- a CDS encoding M3 family metallopeptidase — protein sequence MTNTSNPLLAGQGLPAFDQIQPGLIVPGMTQLLQELARELTDLEAQIAPTWEKLVEPLTRIEERLSWSWGIIGHLMGVKNSPELRQAYETVQPQVVEFISRLSQSKPIYEAFLSLRQGESWGQLDEAQQRIVEASLRDAQLAGVGLVGEKKDRFNAIQLELAEITTKFSNNILDATKAFQLKLTTPEDIAGLPPSLLSLAAQTARGQGETNASTETGPWVITLDFPSYFPFMKYSDNRELREKLYKAYVSRADLGELDNNPLIDRILQLRQEQAHLLGYSTYAEVSLARKMANSVDEIEKLLDNLRQVSYEAAKQDLEALKTFAGTDDLKHWDIAYWSEKQRQAKFNFSAEELRPYFPLPRVLEGIFSLAKRIFGVEIIAADGKAPIWHPDVRYFQINDEKGEKIAYFYLDAYSRPAEKRGGAWMDVCIGRAKTGAEVRLPVAYLICNQTPPVDGNPSLMTFEEVTTLFHEFGHGLQHMLTTVDYSGAAGINNVEWDAVELPSQFMENWCYDRPTLMSMAKHYETGETLPEHYYQKLLLAKNYMSGSAMLRQLHLSLVDLELHHRYQPNGGETPKQVRQRLAATTTIIPPLPEDAFLCSFGHIFAGGYAAGYYSYKWAEVLSADAFAAFEEVGLDNEEAVKAIGRRFRDTVLAMGGSSHPMNVFKAFRGREPSTEPLLRHSGL from the coding sequence ATGACGAACACCAGTAACCCGCTGCTTGCCGGTCAAGGATTACCGGCTTTTGACCAAATCCAACCCGGCCTGATTGTCCCTGGCATGACGCAACTTTTGCAGGAACTGGCCAGAGAATTAACCGATCTAGAAGCGCAGATTGCCCCCACCTGGGAAAAATTAGTCGAACCCCTCACCCGGATCGAAGAACGTTTAAGCTGGAGTTGGGGGATTATCGGTCATCTGATGGGGGTAAAAAATAGCCCAGAATTGCGTCAAGCTTACGAAACCGTACAACCGCAGGTAGTCGAGTTTATTAGCCGTTTAAGCCAAAGTAAACCCATTTATGAGGCATTTTTGTCCCTGCGCCAAGGAGAAAGCTGGGGGCAATTAGACGAGGCACAACAGCGCATTGTCGAAGCTTCCCTGCGGGATGCTCAATTGGCCGGGGTGGGATTAGTAGGGGAGAAAAAAGACAGATTTAACGCGATTCAACTGGAATTAGCGGAAATCACCACGAAATTTTCCAATAACATCCTCGATGCCACCAAAGCTTTTCAACTGAAACTAACAACCCCAGAAGATATCGCCGGTTTACCCCCTAGTCTCCTTAGTTTAGCCGCCCAAACCGCCCGAGGCCAAGGAGAAACTAACGCCAGCACCGAAACTGGCCCCTGGGTGATTACCCTCGATTTTCCCAGTTATTTCCCCTTTATGAAGTACAGCGATAATCGGGAATTGCGCGAAAAACTCTATAAAGCCTACGTTAGTCGGGCCGATCTGGGAGAATTGGATAATAATCCCTTAATCGATCGCATTTTGCAACTTCGTCAGGAACAGGCCCATCTTCTAGGTTATAGTACCTACGCCGAGGTCAGTCTTGCCAGGAAAATGGCCAATTCTGTGGATGAAATCGAGAAATTGCTTGACAATTTACGCCAAGTAAGCTATGAAGCGGCAAAACAGGATTTAGAGGCCTTAAAAACTTTTGCGGGAACCGACGATCTCAAGCATTGGGATATAGCCTATTGGTCAGAAAAACAGCGTCAGGCCAAGTTTAACTTTAGTGCCGAGGAATTACGCCCCTATTTCCCCCTACCACGGGTTTTAGAAGGCATATTTAGCCTCGCTAAACGGATTTTTGGGGTAGAAATTATCGCTGCCGACGGTAAAGCACCTATCTGGCATCCCGATGTGCGTTATTTCCAGATTAACGACGAAAAGGGCGAAAAAATCGCCTACTTCTACCTCGATGCCTACAGTCGTCCCGCCGAAAAACGCGGCGGCGCTTGGATGGATGTCTGTATCGGTCGCGCCAAAACCGGCGCCGAGGTGCGTTTACCTGTGGCTTATTTAATCTGCAATCAAACGCCTCCAGTGGACGGAAACCCCAGTTTAATGACCTTTGAGGAGGTAACTACCCTATTTCACGAATTTGGCCACGGTTTACAGCATATGTTAACCACTGTGGACTATTCCGGCGCAGCGGGTATTAATAACGTTGAGTGGGATGCGGTGGAATTGCCCAGTCAATTTATGGAAAATTGGTGTTATGATCGCCCTACTTTAATGAGTATGGCCAAACACTACGAAACCGGTGAAACTCTCCCCGAACATTACTATCAAAAACTGCTCCTAGCTAAGAATTATATGAGCGGTTCGGCTATGCTGCGTCAGCTACATTTGTCTTTAGTAGATTTGGAATTACACCATCGTTATCAACCCAATGGCGGCGAAACTCCTAAACAAGTTAGACAGCGTTTAGCGGCAACGACGACGATAATTCCTCCTCTACCGGAAGATGCTTTCTTGTGTTCTTTTGGGCATATTTTCGCTGGCGGTTATGCGGCGGGTTACTATAGTTATAAATGGGCAGAAGTTCTCAGCGCCGATGCTTTTGCCGCTTTCGAGGAAGTGGGATTAGATAACGAAGAAGCAGTGAAAGCGATCGGCCGCCGTTTTCGCGATACTGTCTTAGCTATGGGGGGAAGTTCCCATCCTATGAATGTTTTTAAAGCTTTCCGCGGTCGCGAACCTAGTACCGAGCCTCTCCTCCGTCATAGCGGGTTATAA
- a CDS encoding ABC1 kinase family protein, with product MLTPFDSPKSLHWQQSLRAPIVRQLEIFGFTMQFLTFLLWDRLTGANRGKKRQRRAKWLVDRLINLGPTFIKIGQSLSTRADLIPLEYIEQLTQLQDRVTEFNSQEAIRVIETELGQTLDNLFASFSVSPLACASLGQVHRARLLGGEEVVIKVQRPNLEGLFNLDFEVLHRLTRWLNIFPVVKKYNLEAIYQEFFELLFQEIDYIHEGKNADRFRENFKNYPQVKVPLVYWQYTTRRVLTLEYVPGIKVDDRETLLANGINVDGIIQLGICSYLKQLLQDGFFQSDPHPGNMAVSQEGELIFYDFGTMFELKSVAKDQMIETFFAILRKDTETVLKTLMYMGLIEPVRELQPVRNIVQFLLDEFRDKPVDVRAFEQISDQVYLMFKQQPFRLPPQMTFIIKSVTTLDGIARSLDPQYNLLAASQPFVKSLAVSGGTTNTMLTLANQARTFLKQQWQKGNKNQRMIRQLEEKIERGNLVFQVKSRENERLLKRIYLGIKILINVCLLGFSLISAIFLLDSNYSKLAIIPFSLAGLFALFFLRSSMALLIQERLDKMLEK from the coding sequence ATGCTTACTCCCTTTGATTCCCCCAAATCTTTACATTGGCAGCAAAGCTTGCGAGCGCCGATTGTTCGTCAATTGGAGATATTTGGCTTTACAATGCAGTTTTTGACTTTTTTGCTCTGGGATCGTTTAACGGGGGCTAATAGGGGCAAAAAACGGCAAAGGAGAGCGAAATGGTTAGTAGATCGCCTCATTAATTTGGGACCAACTTTTATTAAAATTGGGCAATCTTTATCGACGCGAGCAGATTTAATTCCGCTCGAATATATCGAACAATTAACCCAATTACAGGATCGAGTTACCGAATTTAATAGTCAAGAAGCGATCCGAGTTATTGAAACAGAATTAGGACAAACCCTAGATAATTTATTTGCAAGTTTTAGCGTGTCTCCCCTCGCTTGTGCCAGTTTAGGACAAGTGCATCGAGCGCGGTTATTAGGTGGGGAAGAGGTCGTTATTAAGGTACAAAGACCGAATCTAGAAGGACTATTTAATCTCGATTTTGAAGTGTTGCATCGTCTCACCCGTTGGTTAAATATTTTCCCCGTGGTGAAAAAATATAATTTAGAAGCTATCTACCAAGAATTCTTTGAGCTACTCTTTCAAGAAATCGATTATATTCATGAGGGCAAAAATGCCGATCGCTTTCGGGAAAATTTTAAGAATTATCCTCAAGTAAAAGTCCCTTTAGTTTACTGGCAATATACCACCCGCAGGGTATTAACTTTGGAGTATGTGCCGGGGATTAAAGTGGATGATCGAGAGACTTTACTAGCTAACGGTATTAATGTAGATGGGATTATTCAACTGGGGATCTGTTCCTATCTCAAACAACTATTACAGGATGGTTTTTTTCAATCGGATCCCCATCCGGGTAATATGGCAGTCAGTCAGGAAGGGGAGTTAATTTTCTACGATTTCGGCACGATGTTCGAGTTAAAGTCCGTCGCTAAAGATCAAATGATTGAAACCTTTTTCGCTATCTTGAGAAAGGATACGGAAACAGTCTTAAAAACCTTGATGTATATGGGGTTAATTGAACCCGTTAGAGAGCTGCAACCCGTGCGAAATATCGTGCAGTTTCTCTTAGATGAATTTCGCGATAAACCAGTAGATGTGAGGGCCTTTGAACAAATTAGCGATCAAGTGTATTTAATGTTTAAACAGCAACCTTTTCGCTTACCTCCCCAAATGACTTTTATTATTAAATCTGTCACCACTTTGGATGGGATTGCCCGCTCTTTAGATCCCCAGTATAATTTATTAGCAGCTAGTCAACCTTTTGTGAAAAGTCTAGCGGTATCGGGAGGAACTACCAACACAATGCTTACCCTAGCTAATCAAGCGCGCACTTTTCTTAAACAACAATGGCAAAAAGGTAATAAAAACCAGAGAATGATCCGTCAATTAGAGGAAAAAATCGAGCGAGGAAATTTAGTTTTTCAAGTTAAGTCACGGGAAAATGAACGACTTCTGAAAAGAATTTATCTGGGAATTAAAATATTAATTAATGTCTGTCTATTGGGATTTAGCCTTATCTCAGCCATATTTTTATTAGACAGCAACTATAGCAAACTGGCCATTATTCCCTTCAGTTTAGCTGGGTTATTTGCTTTATTTTTTCTGCGTTCTTCCATGGCTTTATTGATTCAGGAAAGATTAGATAAAATGTTAGAAAAGTAA
- the cobW gene encoding cobalamin biosynthesis protein CobW, with the protein MHKIPVTVITGFLGAGKTTLIRHLLQNNQGRRVAVMVNEFGEVGIDGDLLKSCQTCDDNPNDNIVELTNGCLCCTVQEEFLPTMQKLLERRQQLDCMLIETSGLALPKPLVQAFRWPEIRNGATVDGVITVVDGFAVARGRLVADLEALTAQRQADPNLEHETPIEELFEDQLACADLVLLTKTDLISEIELEKIISWLKTQLRSTVKIVTCADGQISPDVLLGFNAAVEDNLASRPSHHDHEEEHDHDEEINSVQFCLDSPVDARILTQRLKELVAREEIYRVKGFVNVANKPMRMVLQGVGDRFDSFFDRPWQSTEMRQTRLVFIGRSLDGQRIEQALTRVC; encoded by the coding sequence ATGCACAAAATTCCAGTTACTGTGATCACGGGTTTTCTGGGTGCGGGAAAAACTACCCTCATCCGTCATCTACTGCAAAATAATCAAGGCCGACGGGTGGCCGTTATGGTCAATGAATTCGGAGAAGTGGGAATTGATGGTGATTTATTGAAAAGTTGTCAGACCTGCGACGACAACCCCAACGATAATATTGTGGAACTGACCAACGGTTGTCTGTGCTGTACAGTACAGGAAGAATTTCTCCCCACCATGCAGAAATTGCTGGAGCGACGGCAACAGTTGGATTGTATGCTGATCGAAACTTCGGGGTTAGCTTTACCTAAACCTCTGGTTCAAGCTTTTCGCTGGCCGGAAATCCGCAACGGTGCCACGGTGGACGGAGTAATCACGGTGGTGGATGGTTTTGCCGTCGCTAGGGGTCGTCTGGTGGCGGATTTGGAGGCTTTAACGGCACAAAGGCAAGCAGACCCCAATTTAGAACACGAAACGCCCATTGAGGAGTTATTTGAGGATCAGTTAGCCTGCGCTGACCTGGTACTCTTAACTAAAACCGATTTAATCAGCGAAATTGAATTAGAAAAAATTATTAGTTGGCTGAAAACACAACTGCGATCAACGGTAAAAATAGTTACTTGTGCCGATGGACAAATTAGCCCCGATGTGCTATTGGGATTTAATGCCGCCGTCGAGGATAATTTAGCTAGTCGTCCTAGTCATCATGATCACGAGGAAGAACACGATCACGATGAGGAGATCAATTCTGTGCAGTTTTGCCTCGATTCTCCCGTAGATGCCCGAATTTTGACCCAACGGCTCAAAGAATTGGTGGCCCGAGAAGAAATCTATCGGGTCAAGGGATTTGTTAACGTGGCCAATAAACCGATGCGTATGGTGTTACAGGGAGTCGGCGATCGCTTTGATTCTTTCTTCGACCGACCCTGGCAATCCACGGAAATGCGGCAAACTCGCTTGGTCTTTATCGGCCGCTCCCTCGATGGTCAGAGAATCGAGCAGGCCTTAACTAGGGTTTGCTGA
- a CDS encoding type II toxin-antitoxin system RelE/ParE family toxin, with the protein MKLVADKSFKRAFQRLISKNPQLQSKVSEVLHLLEDNPFTPSLKSHKLTGRLEGYWSCSVSYDCRIIFTFRQDTDSGETLIVIVDIGKHDQVY; encoded by the coding sequence ATGAAATTAGTTGCTGACAAAAGCTTTAAAAGAGCTTTTCAACGCTTAATCAGCAAAAATCCTCAACTACAAAGCAAGGTATCAGAGGTTCTACATTTGTTAGAAGATAATCCCTTTACCCCTTCTTTAAAATCTCATAAGCTAACAGGTAGATTAGAAGGTTATTGGTCATGTTCTGTTAGTTACGATTGCCGTATTATTTTTACTTTTCGTCAAGATACTGATTCAGGAGAAACTTTAATTGTTATAGTTGATATTGGCAAACACGATCAAGTTTACTAA
- a CDS encoding polysaccharide biosynthesis protein, protein MYRKLANKILKLANSLSRSSKRSLLIITDGLIFCLSIYLAFSLRFNLSLEYQEIRPFLGEIFGLIAIKTLVFYLKGIYSPVVRYTGLEFLSSVLQAVLYSSGVLISLAYFQRDAFLPRSVLIIDALLTLVLVIGVRLLIRSVFHRLNIYISSVDREPTIVIYGAGIVGCQLARSLQNDPHYRLLAFVDDNPDLQQRVVQGIRVYPPSQLALLHQKRAFDWVVLAIPNVAKAKKRQIIESLETLPIVIKTVPPLSKILSGEAAINQIRSVDVSELLGREEILPHPELLAKNVTGKAVLVTGGGGSIGSELCRQIAFLKPKCLVIYELNEFSLYKIDLDLSENYSDLRKYAYLGNVLDRNHLARVIQQHQIETIYHTAAYKHVPLVEANASQGVYTNVWGSLNVAQTAIENSVSNLVLISTDKAVRPTNIMGASKRCAELVIQALAALPDTSTCCAIVRFGNVLDSSGSVVPRFREQIAQRKNITLTHRDIIRYFMSIPEAVRLVMQAGAMAKGGEVFLLDMGEPVRIYDLALQMIRLSGLELGQDIDIEITGLRPGEKLYEELLIDTDKARPTDHPKIFCANEHFLAWEKLQIKLEQLLNYIQVNDRQGLVKSLQDLVPEYRPPQPMASNLSSKK, encoded by the coding sequence ATGTATAGAAAACTGGCGAACAAAATCCTTAAATTGGCTAATTCCCTATCTAGGTCATCGAAGCGATCTCTTCTAATTATCACCGATGGCCTGATTTTTTGTCTAAGCATCTATCTGGCCTTCTCTCTCAGATTTAATCTGAGCCTCGAATATCAGGAAATTAGACCTTTTTTAGGGGAAATATTCGGTTTAATCGCCATTAAAACTCTAGTTTTCTATCTCAAAGGTATTTACAGTCCCGTAGTACGTTATACAGGATTAGAGTTTCTTTCCTCCGTACTGCAAGCAGTCCTCTATAGTTCAGGGGTTTTAATCAGTCTTGCCTACTTTCAAAGGGATGCCTTTTTGCCGCGTTCAGTCCTGATTATCGACGCCTTGTTAACCCTAGTATTGGTTATCGGGGTGAGATTGTTGATTCGTTCTGTCTTTCACCGTCTGAATATTTACATCAGTAGTGTGGATAGAGAACCGACAATTGTTATCTATGGTGCGGGGATTGTGGGTTGTCAATTGGCACGTTCCCTGCAAAATGACCCCCACTATCGTTTATTAGCTTTTGTTGATGATAATCCCGATTTGCAGCAGCGAGTGGTCCAAGGCATTAGGGTTTATCCCCCCTCTCAATTGGCACTACTGCACCAAAAACGGGCCTTTGACTGGGTTGTTCTCGCTATTCCGAATGTAGCCAAGGCCAAAAAGCGGCAAATCATCGAAAGTCTAGAAACTTTACCCATCGTCATCAAAACCGTCCCTCCCCTCTCAAAAATTTTATCGGGAGAAGCGGCCATCAATCAGATTCGCAGTGTCGATGTCTCGGAATTATTAGGACGGGAAGAAATTCTACCCCATCCCGAACTTTTGGCAAAAAATGTCACGGGTAAAGCGGTGTTAGTCACCGGGGGTGGTGGTTCCATCGGTTCGGAATTATGCCGACAAATCGCCTTCCTCAAGCCAAAATGCTTGGTAATCTACGAATTAAATGAGTTTTCCCTCTACAAAATCGATCTCGATTTAAGCGAAAATTATAGCGATTTACGCAAGTATGCCTATTTAGGCAATGTTCTCGACCGCAATCATCTGGCCCGAGTCATCCAACAACACCAGATTGAGACAATTTATCACACGGCCGCCTATAAGCACGTTCCTCTTGTGGAAGCCAATGCTAGTCAGGGGGTTTACACTAATGTTTGGGGTAGTTTAAATGTCGCTCAGACCGCGATCGAGAATTCGGTTAGTAATTTAGTTCTTATTTCCACTGATAAGGCCGTCAGACCGACTAACATTATGGGGGCCAGTAAACGCTGTGCTGAGTTAGTTATACAAGCTTTGGCCGCTTTACCCGACACTTCCACCTGTTGCGCTATCGTCCGCTTTGGCAATGTTCTTGATAGTAGCGGTTCCGTGGTGCCGCGTTTCCGGGAACAAATCGCCCAACGTAAGAATATTACCCTCACCCATCGCGATATTATTCGCTATTTTATGTCTATTCCAGAGGCGGTGCGTTTGGTTATGCAAGCAGGAGCCATGGCTAAGGGGGGTGAGGTATTCCTATTAGATATGGGTGAACCGGTAAGAATTTACGATTTGGCCCTACAGATGATCCGTTTAAGTGGCTTGGAATTAGGGCAAGATATCGATATTGAAATCACAGGATTAAGACCGGGGGAAAAACTCTACGAAGAATTATTAATCGATACCGATAAAGCTCGTCCCACCGATCACCCAAAGATTTTTTGCGCTAATGAACACTTTCTTGCTTGGGAAAAATTGCAAATCAAATTAGAGCAACTGCTTAATTATATTCAAGTTAATGACCGTCAGGGCTTAGTTAAGTCTCTACAAGATTTAGTTCCTGAATACCGGCCTCCGCAGCCAATGGCAAGTAATTTGTCAAGTAAAAAGTGA
- the crtH gene encoding carotenoid isomerase, with product MSNQYDAIVIGSGIGGLVTATQLAAKGAKVLVLESYLIPGGSAGYFEREGYRFDVGASMIFGFGKKGTTNLLTKALAAVDMSIETIADPVQIHYHLPDGLDLKVHRDYEQFLQELISHFPAEKTGIRRFYDECWQVFNCLNSMDLLSLEEPRYLTRVFFQHPLSCLGLVKYLPQNAGDVARKYIKDPKLLKFIDMECYCWSVVPADRTPMINAGMVFSDRHYGGINYPRGGVGQIALKLVAGLEKAGGEIQYQARVNKIILDAGRAIGVRLTNGKEYYAKKIVSNATRWDTFEKLLPPESLPGSEKKWQKRYQKSPSFLSLHLGVKADVLPSGSECHHILLEDWENMEAEQGTIFVSIPTLLDPSLAPPDHHIIHAFTPSWIDQWQKLPPQEYQQKKEAAAHRLIERLKKLFPKLDTGLDYIEIGTARTHRRFLNRIDGSYGPIPRRKLLGLLGMPFNRTAIPNLYCVGDSTFPGQGLNAVAFSGFACSHRLAVDLGLPTRRD from the coding sequence ATGAGTAATCAGTACGATGCGATCGTGATTGGGTCGGGAATCGGGGGATTGGTGACAGCGACACAATTAGCGGCAAAAGGAGCAAAAGTCTTAGTTCTAGAGAGTTATCTGATCCCGGGGGGCAGCGCGGGTTATTTTGAACGAGAGGGTTATCGTTTTGATGTGGGTGCTTCGATGATTTTTGGTTTTGGCAAAAAGGGGACGACTAACCTCCTAACCAAAGCTTTGGCAGCGGTGGATATGAGTATCGAAACCATTGCCGATCCCGTCCAGATCCATTATCATCTCCCGGACGGATTAGACCTAAAAGTTCATCGCGACTACGAACAATTTTTACAGGAATTAATTAGCCATTTTCCCGCAGAAAAAACCGGTATCCGGCGCTTTTACGATGAATGCTGGCAGGTGTTTAATTGTCTCAATAGTATGGATTTACTATCGCTGGAAGAACCCCGCTATCTGACTAGGGTTTTTTTCCAGCATCCTTTATCCTGTTTGGGATTGGTCAAGTATTTACCCCAAAATGCGGGAGATGTGGCCAGAAAATATATTAAAGACCCGAAATTATTGAAATTTATCGATATGGAATGTTATTGTTGGTCGGTAGTACCCGCCGATCGCACTCCGATGATTAATGCGGGAATGGTCTTTAGCGATCGCCATTACGGTGGAATTAACTATCCTCGAGGGGGAGTGGGACAGATTGCTCTCAAGTTAGTCGCGGGATTGGAAAAAGCTGGTGGTGAAATCCAGTATCAAGCGAGAGTGAATAAGATTATTTTAGATGCGGGACGAGCGATCGGGGTAAGATTGACCAATGGTAAGGAATATTACGCTAAAAAGATTGTTTCTAATGCCACCCGTTGGGATACCTTCGAGAAACTACTCCCCCCGGAATCTCTCCCCGGCAGCGAAAAAAAATGGCAAAAACGCTATCAAAAATCCCCCAGTTTCCTGAGTTTGCATCTGGGAGTTAAGGCCGATGTATTACCATCAGGAAGCGAATGTCACCATATTTTACTAGAAGATTGGGAAAATATGGAAGCAGAACAGGGAACTATCTTTGTTTCTATTCCTACCTTACTCGATCCCTCCCTCGCACCCCCGGACCATCATATCATTCATGCTTTCACCCCTAGCTGGATTGATCAATGGCAAAAACTGCCCCCCCAAGAATATCAACAGAAAAAAGAGGCCGCTGCTCATCGTCTCATCGAGCGCCTGAAAAAACTCTTTCCCAAACTAGATACAGGATTAGATTATATCGAAATTGGCACGGCTCGCACCCATCGCCGCTTTTTGAATAGAATCGATGGCAGTTACGGCCCAATACCGCGAAGAAAACTGTTAGGTTTATTAGGAATGCCTTTTAATCGTACAGCTATTCCTAATCTTTATTGTGTGGGAGATAGTACCTTCCCGGGTCAAGGATTAAACGCGGTGGCCTTTTCTGGTTTTGCTTGCAGTCATCGTCTAGCGGTAGATCTCGGTTTACCTACTCGCAGAGATTAA